One Corvus moneduloides isolate bCorMon1 chromosome 21, bCorMon1.pri, whole genome shotgun sequence DNA window includes the following coding sequences:
- the LOC116454457 gene encoding alpha-1-acid glycoprotein 1-like has translation MLATLTLFLGLPLTLATKPPSCAPLIPITFDNTTVPWLLGQWFYIAGASRYPPHLEEMRAVTFEAFSFSPGSHEDELDITEIIRMNETCVVKNSSKVQVVHQNSTLIHVDNNMVASMARLIQSDKDLLILNHINIDFPSLSLSARTPNVSKEHMEEFKAHLHCLGFTEEDVFYTSREHACPLPGKQTGEGNAVPVPQMG, from the exons ATGTTGGCCACCCTCACCCTcttcctggggctgcccctcACCCTGGCCACCAAGCCCCCAAGCTGCGCCCCACTCATCCCGATCACTTTCGACAACACCACCGTCCCTTGG ctcctgggacagTGGTTCTACATTGCTGGTGCCTCCAGGTATCCCCCTCACCTGGAAGAGATGAGAGCAGTGACATTTgaggctttttccttctctcccgGGAGCCACGAAGATGAGCTCGACATCACTGAAATCATAAGAAT GAATGAGACATGTGTGGTGAAGAACTCCAGCAAGGTCCAGGTCGTTCACCAGAACTCCACCCTGATACACG TTGATAATAACATGGTGGCTTCCATGGCCAGACTGATCCAAAGTGACAAAGACCTGCTGATCCTGAACCACATCAACATTGACTTCCCGAGTCTGAGCCTCTCAG CACGGACACCCAACGTGAGCAAAGAGCACATGGAGGAGTTCAAAGCCCACCTGCACTGCCTGGGCTTCACTGAGGAGGATGTGTTCTACACTTCCAGAGAG CATGCCTGTCCCCTGCCCGGGAAGCAAACGGGTGAAGGCAATGCAGTTCCAGTTCCACAGATGGGGTAA